One genomic region from Mycobacterium basiliense encodes:
- a CDS encoding PH domain-containing protein, with protein sequence MQRDGWDVVVRPYWTPIFACGAAFLIALAHVAGGLLLKVGSSGVVFQTADQVAMAVLGLVLAGTVLLFTRPRLRVGATGLSVRNLLGYKLIPWHEVMGVSFPSGSRWARIDLPDDEYIPVMAIQAVDKERAVDSMDTVRSLLTRYRPDLHTS encoded by the coding sequence CTGCAGCGGGACGGCTGGGACGTGGTGGTACGTCCCTACTGGACGCCCATCTTTGCCTGTGGTGCGGCATTCCTGATCGCGTTGGCGCACGTTGCCGGTGGTCTGCTGCTCAAGGTCGGCTCCAGCGGGGTGGTTTTTCAGACCGCCGATCAAGTGGCGATGGCTGTTTTGGGCCTGGTCCTGGCCGGCACTGTGCTGCTGTTCACCCGGCCTCGACTGCGGGTGGGCGCCACCGGCCTTTCGGTACGCAATTTGTTGGGATACAAGCTAATCCCATGGCATGAGGTGATGGGCGTGTCGTTTCCCTCGGGTAGCCGCTGGGCGCGAATCGACCTGCCCGATGACGAGTACATCCCGGTGATGGCCATTCAGGCCGTGGACAAGGAACGTGCGGTGGACTCGATGGACACGGTGCGCTCGCTGCTGACCCGATACCGGCCGGACCTGCACACAAGCTAA
- the uvrC gene encoding excinuclease ABC subunit UvrC produces the protein MPDPATYRPAPGSIPVEPGVYRFRDPHGRVIYVGKAKSLRSRLTSYFADVAHLHPRTRQMVTTAAKVEWTVVNTEVEALQLEYNWIKEFDPRFNVRYRDDKSYPVLAVTLNEEFPRLMVYRGPRRKGVRYFGPYSHAWAIRETLDLLTRVFPARTCSAGVFKRHKQIDRPCLLGYIDKCSAPCVGTVSAEQHRRIVEDFCDFLSGKTDRYARELEQQMNGAAERLDFERAARLRDDLSALKRAMEKQAVVLGDGTDADVVAFADDELEAAVQVFHVRGGRVRGQRGWIVEKPSGPGDSGEEQLVEQFLTQFYGDQAELGGAADESVNPVPREVLVPCLPSNADELSDWLSGLRGARVALRVPRRGDKRALAETVQRNAKEALQQHKLKRAGDFTARSAALQNIQEALGLADAPLRIECIDISHVQGTDVVGSLVVFEDGLPRKSDYRHFGIRVAAGQGRSDDVASIAEVTRRRFQRHLSEQNDPNLLSGEGKSRRFAYPPNLYVVDGGAPQVNAASAVLEELGVTDIAVIGLAKRLEEVWVPSEPDPIIMPRNSEGLYLLQRVRDEAHRFAITYHRSKRSKRMTASALDAVPGLGEHRRKALVTHFGSLARIKEATVDQITAVPGIGVATATAVLEALRPDNPGAPE, from the coding sequence GTGCCAGATCCCGCGACGTATCGCCCCGCTCCCGGGTCCATCCCGGTCGAGCCCGGCGTGTACCGATTCCGGGATCCGCATGGCCGGGTCATCTACGTCGGCAAGGCCAAGAGCCTGCGCAGCAGGCTGACGTCATATTTCGCCGACGTCGCACATCTGCATCCCAGGACCAGGCAGATGGTCACCACTGCGGCCAAGGTCGAGTGGACGGTCGTCAATACCGAGGTCGAAGCGCTGCAGCTGGAGTACAACTGGATCAAGGAATTCGATCCGCGCTTCAATGTCCGCTATCGCGACGACAAGTCATATCCGGTATTGGCTGTCACCCTCAACGAGGAATTTCCCCGGTTGATGGTTTATCGCGGTCCGCGACGCAAGGGTGTGCGCTATTTCGGGCCGTACTCGCACGCGTGGGCGATTCGTGAAACGTTGGACCTGCTCACCCGGGTATTCCCGGCGCGAACGTGCTCCGCTGGAGTATTCAAGCGGCACAAGCAGATCGACCGTCCATGCTTGCTCGGCTACATTGACAAGTGTTCGGCTCCCTGCGTCGGTACGGTCAGCGCTGAGCAGCATCGCCGTATTGTGGAGGATTTCTGCGACTTCCTGTCCGGCAAGACTGACCGGTATGCCCGTGAGCTGGAACAGCAGATGAACGGTGCGGCCGAGCGACTCGACTTCGAGCGAGCCGCTCGCCTGCGTGACGACCTGTCCGCACTGAAGCGGGCGATGGAAAAGCAGGCCGTGGTGCTTGGCGACGGCACCGACGCTGACGTGGTGGCATTCGCCGACGACGAACTGGAAGCAGCGGTGCAAGTGTTTCACGTGCGCGGCGGCCGAGTTCGGGGCCAGCGCGGCTGGATTGTTGAAAAGCCAAGCGGTCCTGGTGATTCCGGTGAAGAACAGTTGGTCGAGCAATTCCTGACGCAGTTCTACGGCGACCAGGCGGAGTTGGGCGGCGCGGCAGACGAATCCGTCAATCCCGTTCCCCGCGAGGTGCTGGTGCCGTGTCTGCCATCCAACGCCGATGAGTTGTCCGATTGGCTTTCCGGCCTGCGGGGTGCACGGGTTGCCTTGCGGGTTCCGCGCCGCGGCGACAAGCGCGCCCTGGCTGAAACCGTACAGCGCAACGCGAAAGAGGCGTTACAGCAACACAAGCTAAAGAGGGCAGGTGACTTCACTGCAAGATCCGCTGCATTGCAGAACATTCAGGAGGCGCTCGGATTGGCCGATGCGCCACTGCGCATCGAGTGCATTGACATCAGTCATGTGCAGGGTACCGATGTGGTGGGCTCGCTGGTGGTATTCGAGGATGGGTTGCCGCGCAAATCCGATTACCGGCACTTCGGCATTCGGGTGGCCGCCGGGCAGGGGCGTTCCGATGATGTCGCGTCCATCGCAGAAGTGACTCGACGTCGATTCCAGCGCCATCTGAGTGAACAAAACGATCCGAATCTGCTTTCCGGGGAAGGAAAATCTCGCCGGTTCGCCTATCCGCCCAATCTGTACGTCGTCGATGGTGGTGCACCTCAGGTCAATGCCGCCAGCGCCGTTCTGGAAGAGCTGGGAGTCACCGACATTGCGGTGATCGGCCTGGCCAAGCGGCTAGAAGAGGTGTGGGTTCCGTCGGAACCCGATCCGATCATCATGCCGCGTAACAGCGAGGGCCTGTACCTCTTGCAGCGAGTGCGCGACGAGGCGCACCGCTTCGCCATCACCTACCATCGGAGCAAGCGATCCAAGCGGATGACCGCCTCAGCGCTGGACGCGGTGCCTGGATTGGGAGAGCATCGTCGCAAAGCACTGGTAACCCATTTCGGATCATTAGCCCGCATCAAGGAGGCCACCGTCGACCAGATCACCGCCGTTCCAGGAATTGGCGTGGCCACGGCGACCGCCGTGCTGGAGGCGTTGCGACCTGACAACCCGGGAGCCCCGGAATGA
- the rapZ gene encoding RNase adapter RapZ, with the protein MTNHVANDPNPPGPENNVPADIDVVLVTGLSGAGRGTAAKVLEDLGWYVADNLPPQLITRMVDFGLTAGSRITQLAVVMDVRSRGFTGDLDSVRNELATRNIRPRVVFLEASDDMLVRRYEQNRRSHPLQGGHTLAEGIAAERKMLAPVRATADLIIDTSTLSVRGLRESIERAFGSDGGATTSVTVESFGFKYGLPMDADMVMDVRFLPNPHWVDELRPLTGQHGPVSDYVLSQAGAAEFLETYHRLLSLVVDGYRREGKRYMTVAIGCTGGKHRSVAIAEALMGLLRSNSRLSVRVLHRDLGRE; encoded by the coding sequence ATGACGAACCACGTTGCCAATGACCCGAATCCGCCGGGCCCCGAAAACAACGTTCCCGCTGACATCGACGTTGTTCTGGTGACCGGGCTGTCCGGTGCCGGGCGCGGTACTGCGGCGAAAGTGCTCGAGGACTTGGGCTGGTATGTCGCGGATAACCTGCCACCTCAGCTGATCACTCGCATGGTGGATTTCGGGCTGACGGCCGGATCGCGGATTACGCAGCTGGCGGTGGTGATGGACGTGCGTTCGCGCGGGTTCACCGGCGACCTCGACTCGGTGCGCAACGAACTGGCCACCCGCAACATCAGGCCCCGCGTGGTGTTCCTGGAGGCATCCGACGACATGCTGGTGCGCCGTTATGAACAGAATCGCCGCAGCCACCCCCTGCAGGGTGGGCACACGCTGGCCGAGGGCATCGCCGCCGAGCGCAAGATGCTAGCTCCGGTGCGGGCGACGGCGGACCTGATCATTGACACCTCGACCCTGTCGGTGCGCGGATTGCGCGAGAGTATCGAGCGCGCCTTCGGGAGCGACGGCGGCGCCACAACAAGCGTCACCGTGGAGTCCTTTGGCTTCAAATACGGCCTGCCGATGGACGCCGACATGGTGATGGACGTGCGATTCCTACCCAATCCGCACTGGGTGGACGAGCTTAGGCCGCTCACCGGCCAGCATGGGCCGGTGAGCGATTACGTGCTAAGCCAGGCTGGCGCCGCTGAATTTCTGGAAACCTACCATCGGTTGCTGTCCCTGGTCGTCGACGGCTATCGCCGAGAGGGGAAGCGCTACATGACCGTAGCCATTGGCTGCACCGGAGGTAAGCATCGTAGCGTCGCGATCGCGGAGGCGTTGATGGGGCTACTACGGTCGAATTCGCGACTATCGGTGCGGGTGCTGCATCGGGATCTGGGTCGCGAATGA